One genomic region from Nocardia vinacea encodes:
- a CDS encoding nitroreductase family protein translates to MTFTTRLLADRWSCRGFLPEPVSRETITRVLDLARRSPSWCTSEMNRRQGSLIADMYISRVGR, encoded by the coding sequence ATGACCTTCACGACCCGGCTGCTGGCAGACCGGTGGAGCTGCCGCGGTTTCCTGCCGGAACCGGTATCACGCGAGACCATCACGCGGGTTCTCGATCTGGCTCGTCGGTCGCCGTCATGGTGTACGTCGGAGATGAACCGGCGTCAGGGCAGTTTGATTGCCGACATGTACATTTCGAGGGTTGGTCGGTAG
- a CDS encoding AMP-binding protein yields the protein MSPDYAIRVGEFLEQFGTPDADVAWLLCDRHPASARALMIVDEHLAAIDYTYGELAEASRRAAAVLSAAGVGRGDRVATVMGKSAELVAVVLGIWRLGAVYVPLFTAFAEDAIRSRLTDAEVRLVVADEDQRAKVPAGDWRLIVAGTDSPDGLSARLVAASWQGIGSTPVGGDGALVHMFTSGTTGKPKGVVHPVRYAAGWQSYLEFGLGVAPDSVFWCGADPGWAYGLYTAIVAPLAAGVPTLLLRGGFSATDTWTVLKDRAVTDYTAAPTVYRGLRASGLPVPQGLALRRLSSAGEPLTQEVNDWARDALGLEVHDHYGQTELGMPIGFPHHPSLRRPVLAGAMGTSLPGWEITVLGEDDDAPVESGQTGRLAIVVAGSPLMTFRGYVGGRGSDRFRAGGAYFLTGDIASIDAEGLVRFSARDDDVIIMAGYRIGPFDIESTLLQHPAISEAAVVAGPDEVRGEVVEAFVVLAPGAAVSDDLVQQLQQWVKKNYAAHAYPRRIHFVQSLPKTPSGKIQRAQLRQRRREDAGLGVGAR from the coding sequence GTGAGTCCTGACTATGCAATACGTGTCGGTGAGTTCCTCGAACAATTCGGGACGCCGGATGCGGATGTGGCCTGGTTGCTGTGCGACCGTCATCCGGCATCGGCTCGAGCCCTGATGATCGTCGACGAGCACTTGGCCGCGATCGACTACACCTACGGCGAGCTGGCCGAAGCGTCGCGACGAGCGGCCGCGGTTCTGTCCGCGGCCGGTGTGGGGCGCGGGGATCGGGTCGCGACCGTGATGGGCAAGAGCGCCGAATTGGTCGCGGTCGTGCTCGGTATTTGGCGCTTGGGCGCGGTCTATGTGCCGTTGTTCACCGCGTTCGCCGAGGATGCGATCCGGTCCCGCCTCACCGACGCCGAGGTCAGGCTCGTCGTGGCCGATGAGGATCAGCGGGCGAAAGTGCCCGCAGGTGACTGGAGGCTGATCGTCGCTGGTACCGATTCCCCCGACGGGTTGAGCGCCCGCCTTGTCGCGGCCTCGTGGCAAGGCATCGGCTCGACGCCGGTCGGTGGAGACGGGGCGCTGGTGCACATGTTCACCTCAGGTACTACCGGCAAACCCAAGGGTGTGGTGCATCCGGTGCGCTATGCCGCCGGGTGGCAGAGCTACCTCGAGTTCGGTCTGGGCGTCGCGCCCGACAGCGTTTTCTGGTGCGGCGCCGACCCGGGATGGGCTTACGGGCTCTACACCGCGATCGTGGCTCCCCTGGCGGCCGGTGTGCCGACGCTGCTGCTGCGCGGCGGATTCTCGGCCACCGACACCTGGACGGTGTTGAAGGATCGCGCGGTCACCGATTACACCGCTGCGCCCACGGTCTACCGCGGCCTGCGCGCCTCCGGCCTGCCAGTTCCCCAAGGGCTCGCGCTGCGCCGGCTGTCGAGCGCGGGGGAGCCGCTGACCCAGGAGGTCAACGACTGGGCTCGCGACGCGCTCGGGCTCGAGGTGCACGATCACTACGGCCAGACCGAACTCGGCATGCCGATCGGTTTCCCACACCACCCCAGCCTGCGACGGCCGGTGCTGGCCGGTGCGATGGGAACTTCGCTGCCCGGCTGGGAGATCACCGTCCTGGGCGAGGACGACGACGCACCGGTCGAGTCCGGTCAGACCGGGCGGCTGGCGATCGTGGTCGCGGGCAGTCCGTTGATGACCTTCCGCGGCTATGTCGGAGGGCGCGGCAGCGACCGATTCCGCGCCGGGGGCGCCTATTTCCTGACCGGTGACATCGCCTCGATCGACGCCGAGGGGCTCGTCCGGTTCTCCGCCCGCGACGACGACGTCATCATCATGGCCGGCTACCGCATCGGCCCGTTCGACATCGAATCCACGCTCCTGCAGCATCCCGCTATCAGCGAAGCCGCAGTGGTCGCTGGTCCCGATGAGGTGCGCGGCGAGGTCGTGGAGGCGTTCGTGGTCCTCGCGCCCGGCGCCGCCGTCTCCGACGATCTCGTCCAGCAGCTACAGCAATGGGTCAAGAAGAACTACGCCGCGCATGCCTACCCGCGGCGTATCCATTTCGTGCAGAGCCTGCCCAAGACGCCGAGCGGCAAGATCCAGCGCGCACAGCTGCGGCAGCGGCGCCGCGAGGACGCCGGCCTGGGCGTGGGTGCCCGATGA
- a CDS encoding spirocyclase AveC family protein gives MSGPLDRKKAATVTEEIGGVASLGAKAQSTSKPVRIWAIVGGLILAFQVYVWIRWVSGPFFVRVPTGPSDPPTWMKTILITWTAVILVGWPIGVYYFIIRPWRRERRITLDGMLLVACGLLFFQDPLLNYFNTWSTYNTWMFNRGSWVAHIPGWRSYAEPGQMMAEPLLMNAAGYSYGVLLCTILGCWIMRRAKLKWPNISNLGLIGVLIVWTFFFDLVIEGFFLMPTGLFTYPGAIQSLSVNAGTYYQWPIYEGLMWGGVQAGLCALRYFTDDRGRSFVERGLERIQGGAVKQQATRFLAIFAACSLFFFVFYNLPAQWFAMHADPWPEDIQKRSYFDMGICGEGTGRLCPDPVLPIPGKNTGYINPEGRLVLPEGAELPEVVPFERGN, from the coding sequence ATGAGCGGGCCACTGGACAGGAAGAAGGCGGCCACCGTCACCGAGGAGATCGGCGGAGTCGCCTCATTGGGTGCCAAAGCTCAGTCCACGAGCAAGCCCGTCCGGATCTGGGCGATCGTCGGGGGCTTGATCCTGGCGTTCCAGGTGTACGTGTGGATCCGCTGGGTGTCGGGACCATTTTTCGTGCGGGTGCCCACAGGGCCCAGTGACCCGCCGACGTGGATGAAGACGATCCTCATCACGTGGACGGCCGTGATCCTGGTCGGCTGGCCGATCGGCGTCTACTACTTCATCATCAGGCCCTGGCGGCGTGAGCGGCGGATCACGCTCGACGGCATGCTCCTGGTCGCCTGCGGCCTGCTGTTCTTCCAGGATCCGCTCCTGAACTACTTCAACACGTGGAGTACCTACAACACCTGGATGTTCAATCGGGGATCATGGGTGGCCCACATTCCGGGTTGGCGCTCGTATGCCGAACCGGGCCAGATGATGGCCGAACCGTTGTTGATGAATGCGGCGGGTTATTCCTACGGAGTTCTGCTGTGCACGATCCTCGGATGTTGGATCATGCGCCGTGCGAAGTTGAAGTGGCCGAATATCAGCAACCTCGGATTGATCGGCGTTCTCATCGTGTGGACGTTCTTCTTCGATCTAGTCATCGAGGGCTTCTTCCTGATGCCGACGGGACTTTTCACTTACCCCGGCGCAATTCAATCCCTGTCGGTCAATGCCGGCACCTACTACCAATGGCCGATCTATGAAGGACTCATGTGGGGAGGTGTCCAGGCAGGTCTGTGCGCCCTGCGTTATTTCACCGACGATCGTGGCCGGAGCTTCGTCGAACGAGGACTGGAACGGATCCAGGGCGGGGCCGTGAAGCAGCAGGCTACGCGTTTCCTGGCCATTTTCGCGGCATGCAGTCTGTTCTTCTTCGTGTTCTACAACCTTCCCGCGCAGTGGTTCGCCATGCACGCCGATCCCTGGCCCGAGGACATCCAGAAGCGTTCGTACTTCGACATGGGCATCTGCGGTGAAGGGACAGGGCGCCTCTGTCCTGACCCTGTTCTGCCGATCCCCGGCAAGAACACCGGCTACATCAATCCGGAAGGCCGGCTCGTTCTCCCTGAGGGTGCAGAGCTTCCGGAAGTCGTTCCATTCGAGCGAGGAAATTAG
- a CDS encoding TetR/AcrR family transcriptional regulator produces the protein MPRTASARQTTVNTPRKRRVDVARRDDLLRQVQEIFLSEGFTTITIGELTERLHCSKATLYSVAATKEQLVVLATKQFFGESAERIEADVATQTDPQAKILAYLGGIANAMRRNSNAFYQDMVAFAPTAEIYARNTARAAERVHELIDDGIRTGRFRATDGRFASQLVALAIEGVQSGVLLERTGLSAADAFNELASLLLNGLLHSPD, from the coding sequence ATGCCTCGTACGGCCTCGGCGCGTCAAACGACGGTCAACACTCCCCGTAAGCGACGCGTTGATGTGGCGCGGCGTGACGACCTGCTGCGTCAGGTCCAGGAGATCTTTCTAAGCGAGGGTTTCACCACCATCACCATCGGCGAGCTCACCGAGCGCCTGCATTGCTCCAAGGCCACCCTCTACAGCGTCGCCGCGACCAAGGAACAGCTCGTGGTACTGGCGACCAAACAGTTCTTCGGCGAATCGGCCGAACGCATCGAAGCCGATGTGGCCACCCAGACCGACCCGCAGGCCAAGATCCTCGCGTACCTCGGCGGTATCGCGAATGCCATGCGGCGCAACTCGAATGCCTTCTACCAGGACATGGTCGCTTTCGCTCCCACCGCCGAGATCTACGCGCGCAACACCGCCCGCGCGGCCGAACGCGTCCATGAACTGATCGACGATGGGATACGGACAGGTCGTTTCCGCGCCACCGACGGCAGGTTCGCCTCCCAACTCGTCGCACTCGCCATCGAGGGAGTCCAGTCCGGCGTCCTGCTCGAGCGCACCGGCCTGTCGGCCGCGGACGCCTTCAACGAACTGGCGTCCCTACTGTTGAACGGGTTGCTCCACAGCCCTGACTGA
- a CDS encoding helix-turn-helix domain-containing protein — protein sequence MKPARASDAEDSPTRSALLDAAEQIMREEGYAAVSTRRVAARAEANSALYHYYFGNMDNLFIELFRRGADRSYQRQLEALASPQPLWALWEAIHDQSHTALTMEFVALANHRKAIRTEIANSSRRFRAMQLDAVTKVLGDYGPAAETYTPGALVLLMSSVSRFLRMEEAFDVDTAHDEAIELIESFLRDVEGERRQPTSP from the coding sequence ATGAAGCCCGCTCGCGCATCCGACGCCGAGGACTCACCGACACGAAGCGCCCTGCTCGACGCCGCCGAGCAAATCATGCGGGAAGAGGGCTACGCGGCGGTCAGCACCCGGCGCGTGGCCGCACGCGCGGAAGCGAATTCCGCCCTGTATCACTACTACTTCGGCAATATGGACAATCTGTTCATCGAACTGTTCCGCCGCGGAGCCGACCGCAGCTACCAACGCCAACTCGAGGCACTGGCCTCACCTCAGCCACTGTGGGCCTTGTGGGAAGCCATCCACGACCAATCCCACACCGCGTTGACCATGGAATTCGTCGCGCTGGCCAACCACCGCAAGGCCATCCGCACCGAGATCGCCAACTCCTCCCGACGCTTCCGCGCCATGCAACTCGACGCCGTCACCAAGGTTCTCGGCGACTACGGCCCCGCCGCCGAAACCTACACCCCGGGAGCACTGGTCCTACTCATGTCCAGCGTGTCGCGTTTCCTGCGTATGGAAGAAGCGTTCGACGTCGATACCGCACACGACGAGGCAATCGAGCTGATCGAATCCTTCCTGCGTGATGTCGAAGGCGAACGACGCCAACCCACATCGCCGTAG
- a CDS encoding SDR family NAD(P)-dependent oxidoreductase: MNRYTDQVVLVTGGAQGLGAGMAERFAAEGAIVAIGDVNDVAARDLADRLEKEFGRTCLAHPVDVTSSEDVNAWIEAVVRAHGRIDVLVNNAGIIRDNRIEDIDDTDWHSVLDVSLSGAFFCARAVLPHMRSRNYGRIVSFSSMSWRGNFGQANYVAAKAGIVGLTRTLALETARQGITANAIAPGLIETPMLASMNTAAREKLIVKVPQRKTGQPQDIAEAAAYLCSPAAGYVSGVVLDVDGGLGIGSSIR; the protein is encoded by the coding sequence ATGAACCGCTACACCGATCAAGTCGTCCTCGTGACCGGCGGAGCCCAAGGGCTCGGCGCGGGCATGGCCGAGCGATTCGCGGCCGAAGGAGCAATCGTAGCCATCGGTGACGTCAACGACGTCGCCGCCCGTGACCTCGCTGACCGCCTGGAAAAGGAATTCGGACGCACCTGCCTGGCACATCCGGTCGACGTCACCTCCTCGGAAGATGTCAACGCCTGGATCGAAGCCGTCGTCCGTGCGCACGGCCGTATCGATGTCCTGGTCAACAACGCCGGAATCATCCGCGACAACCGGATCGAGGACATCGACGACACCGACTGGCACTCGGTATTGGATGTCTCCCTCTCGGGGGCCTTCTTCTGCGCCCGAGCGGTGTTGCCGCACATGCGATCACGCAACTACGGCCGGATCGTCTCGTTCTCCTCGATGAGCTGGCGCGGCAACTTCGGCCAAGCCAACTACGTCGCCGCCAAAGCGGGCATCGTCGGACTCACCCGCACCCTCGCACTCGAAACCGCCCGCCAGGGCATTACCGCCAATGCCATCGCCCCCGGCCTCATCGAAACACCCATGCTCGCTTCGATGAACACCGCGGCCCGCGAAAAGCTGATCGTCAAAGTGCCCCAACGCAAGACCGGACAGCCCCAAGACATCGCCGAGGCCGCCGCCTACCTGTGCTCACCGGCCGCCGGATACGTCAGCGGAGTAGTACTCGACGTCGACGGAGGCTTGGGTATCGGCTCATCGATCCGGTAG
- a CDS encoding OB-fold domain-containing protein, producing the protein MTPSAVQDSAGNTDLEWFEASGRGRVVSWAFVPQRVAGSDTPLELTIGLVELDEGPWWWTQLVDIDRDAVAEGLRVRAVFPKSGPAESDEYVPVFARVETGA; encoded by the coding sequence GTGACACCGTCGGCAGTACAGGACAGTGCGGGTAACACTGATCTGGAGTGGTTCGAGGCTTCGGGGCGAGGGCGGGTCGTGTCGTGGGCGTTCGTTCCGCAACGGGTCGCCGGCTCGGATACTCCGCTCGAGCTCACGATCGGCTTGGTCGAACTGGACGAGGGACCGTGGTGGTGGACCCAACTCGTCGATATCGACCGAGACGCGGTCGCAGAGGGACTTCGAGTACGCGCAGTATTCCCGAAGTCCGGGCCGGCCGAATCCGATGAATATGTCCCGGTCTTCGCGCGCGTCGAGACGGGTGCATAG
- a CDS encoding TetR/AcrR family transcriptional regulator: MAERWTRERRLERTRSLLLDAAQEVFAEKGFTAATLDDIAHAAGYTKGAIYKHFPTKEELFLAVSDRYWQRYFDTFTELLSAASQVGAHELDQVAQRWRQLAEDRGAESAALGYEFTLYLLRNPEARERVATKRVEVAEALARFIVEGLDRIGATLLIPPLTFARVLIATTDSVALGTQLDDVDLYRPTLEMYMSAIKLP, from the coding sequence ATGGCTGAGCGATGGACGAGGGAGCGACGACTCGAGCGCACCCGGTCGCTCCTGCTGGATGCCGCGCAAGAGGTGTTTGCCGAAAAAGGGTTCACGGCGGCAACCCTCGATGACATCGCTCATGCGGCGGGCTACACCAAAGGCGCCATATACAAGCACTTCCCCACGAAGGAAGAACTCTTCCTAGCGGTGAGCGACCGGTACTGGCAGCGCTACTTCGATACATTCACCGAACTGCTATCGGCAGCAAGCCAGGTGGGAGCGCACGAACTCGACCAAGTCGCCCAGCGGTGGCGCCAACTCGCTGAAGACCGCGGCGCCGAGTCCGCCGCGCTGGGCTACGAATTCACTCTGTACCTGTTGCGCAACCCCGAGGCCCGGGAACGAGTCGCAACCAAACGAGTCGAGGTCGCCGAAGCCCTGGCACGATTCATCGTCGAGGGCCTCGATCGAATCGGCGCGACCCTGCTGATTCCCCCACTGACGTTCGCCCGCGTGCTCATCGCCACCACCGACTCGGTCGCGCTGGGAACCCAACTCGATGACGTCGACCTCTACCGACCAACCCTCGAAATGTACATGTCGGCAATCAAACTGCCCTGA
- a CDS encoding enoyl-CoA hydratase/isomerase family protein yields the protein MNLPASVLVTRTGPIRTLTLNRPHRRNALDPELIDALAAAVTEAEQDPHTRCLVLAGAGKSFCAGADLRYFLSLADTPGGPTQFLRRVSAVVTRLETSRLPVVAALHGHAVAGGLELALACDVVVAADTTLIGDGHIRNNLLPAAGSSVRLPRKIGDSAARWLALTGQLVPAQRLATTGWLHAVVPAEELHACARAAAIELAEAGGPAQTAFKALLHTLTTMDENQGLARELADFEQHWNTNDVPASLTAFLQRRSA from the coding sequence ATGAACCTGCCCGCATCGGTCCTGGTTACCCGTACCGGTCCGATCCGCACCCTGACACTCAACCGCCCCCACCGCCGCAACGCATTGGACCCCGAGCTGATCGATGCTCTGGCTGCCGCGGTGACCGAGGCCGAACAAGATCCGCACACCCGGTGCCTTGTCCTCGCCGGAGCGGGCAAGAGCTTCTGCGCTGGCGCCGACCTGCGGTACTTTCTGAGCCTGGCCGATACCCCAGGTGGGCCGACGCAGTTTCTGCGCCGGGTCTCGGCCGTGGTCACTCGGCTCGAGACCAGCCGCCTGCCGGTGGTGGCCGCCTTGCACGGCCACGCTGTGGCCGGTGGTCTGGAGCTGGCACTGGCCTGTGACGTGGTCGTCGCCGCCGACACGACACTGATCGGCGACGGGCACATCCGCAATAACCTGCTCCCGGCCGCGGGCTCGAGCGTGCGACTGCCACGCAAAATCGGCGACTCCGCGGCGCGGTGGCTGGCCCTGACCGGACAACTGGTCCCCGCCCAGCGGCTCGCCACCACCGGCTGGCTGCACGCGGTGGTGCCCGCCGAGGAACTGCACGCCTGCGCACGAGCCGCCGCGATCGAACTGGCCGAAGCCGGCGGCCCGGCCCAAACCGCGTTCAAGGCCCTCCTGCACACCCTGACCACCATGGACGAAAACCAAGGACTGGCCCGAGAACTCGCCGACTTCGAACAGCACTGGAACACCAACGACGTACCGGCCTCGCTGACCGCGTTCCTGCAACGCCGATCAGCCTGA
- a CDS encoding CbbQ/NirQ/NorQ/GpvN family protein: MSTSQSTAVLPVLEAPFYRPVGDEVAVFRAAARRGSPVLLKGPTGCGKTRFVEAMAHELGRELITAAGHEDMTSADLVGRFLLKGGETVWVDGPLTRAVREGAIFYLDEVVEARQDTTVVIHPLADHRRELPIDRLGTTLRAAPDFQLVISYNPGYQSVLKSLKESTRQRFVAIELDFPPAEVETEVVAVEAGIGSETATALVELGHAIRNLDGSPLREVASTRLLILAGGLVAEGLSLRSAVRSAVVQVLSDDQDVVRALGELIDAVLPRP; this comes from the coding sequence ATGTCGACCAGTCAATCCACCGCTGTACTCCCGGTTTTGGAAGCACCGTTCTACCGGCCGGTCGGCGACGAGGTAGCAGTCTTTCGGGCCGCGGCCCGACGCGGTTCGCCAGTACTGTTGAAGGGCCCAACAGGATGCGGGAAGACACGCTTCGTGGAGGCCATGGCCCACGAACTCGGGCGCGAGCTGATTACCGCCGCGGGCCACGAGGACATGACCTCGGCGGACCTGGTTGGCCGTTTCCTGCTAAAGGGTGGGGAAACGGTCTGGGTGGACGGCCCGTTGACCCGGGCCGTGCGCGAGGGCGCCATCTTCTATCTGGACGAGGTGGTCGAGGCGCGCCAGGACACCACCGTGGTCATTCATCCGCTCGCCGATCACCGCCGTGAACTGCCGATCGATCGACTCGGCACGACACTGCGGGCGGCCCCCGACTTCCAGCTGGTCATCTCCTACAATCCCGGCTACCAGAGCGTCCTGAAGAGCCTCAAAGAGTCGACCCGCCAGCGTTTCGTTGCCATCGAACTCGACTTCCCGCCCGCCGAGGTCGAGACCGAAGTTGTCGCCGTCGAAGCCGGGATCGGATCGGAGACCGCGACAGCGCTGGTCGAACTCGGTCACGCCATTCGAAACTTGGATGGCTCACCGCTGCGTGAAGTGGCCTCCACCCGGTTGTTGATCCTCGCGGGCGGTCTGGTCGCTGAAGGGCTGAGCCTGCGCAGTGCGGTGCGGTCGGCCGTTGTCCAAGTGCTCTCGGACGATCAGGATGTCGTCCGTGCCCTCGGCGAACTCATCGACGCCGTCCTGCCGCGACCATGA
- a CDS encoding nitric oxide reductase activation protein NorD yields the protein MNVSNPNRHDRFRLLATFIAGRAVEVAEAPAGQPAYTNGQIIFVSAGRSVAEQRREMLLQTALLGAGSLDQRLVNALRARPAVARRYLALEGRRVIVDLAERIPLAAGLGPHEPPATSSAEESLEVAGGRVPVADPPEWFGAIKPSRLLARRAAPGARATNKELRLEFDPIDLPEADDDGSEQSGRSKILALFENPLFNSRALSDKLRKLFGNSRAPGDGSAGAEMQVRAVRRVHQVGVDARPLPTRIQFTDDGKPGATLGVGGALYPEWDVHNHRYRPEWCRVIDFPLTVAADISAAGVPLDDVLRRRLSRIGLGPKVLRGRPDGDELDIEALIDMFVDLRSGYSSPENIYLERRKLGRNLGVLILLDASGSATDTDTEGLAVHDHQRRAAATLAVTLEELGDRVAVYAFRSQGRHAVHLPAIKTFGQRFGAVGRARLNQLQPSNYTRLGAGIRGAGEILKTEAGTENRLLVVLSDGFPYDDGYEGRYAEADAHKALEELRADGVACLCLSIGATTGTDALERVFGSVSYASAATLSDLSPRMDEFFLSSLRELAAPKPR from the coding sequence ATGAACGTTTCCAATCCGAACCGCCACGACCGGTTTCGCCTCCTTGCCACCTTCATCGCCGGCCGCGCTGTCGAAGTTGCGGAGGCACCGGCTGGTCAGCCTGCTTACACCAACGGCCAGATCATCTTCGTCTCAGCGGGCCGCTCGGTCGCCGAGCAGCGCCGCGAGATGCTGCTCCAGACCGCGCTGCTCGGTGCGGGGAGTCTGGATCAGCGATTGGTGAATGCGCTTCGGGCCCGTCCGGCGGTGGCGCGGCGCTACCTGGCGCTGGAAGGTCGGCGAGTGATCGTCGACCTCGCCGAGCGGATTCCACTCGCAGCTGGGCTCGGTCCGCACGAGCCTCCGGCCACCTCGAGCGCCGAGGAGTCGCTCGAGGTGGCCGGAGGCCGAGTACCGGTGGCCGACCCACCGGAGTGGTTCGGTGCCATCAAGCCCTCCCGATTGCTGGCACGCCGTGCCGCACCGGGCGCGCGGGCCACGAACAAAGAGCTGCGCTTGGAATTCGATCCGATCGACTTACCCGAGGCCGACGACGATGGCAGTGAGCAGTCCGGGAGGAGCAAGATTCTCGCATTGTTCGAAAATCCGCTGTTCAACTCGCGGGCGCTGTCGGACAAACTCCGCAAGCTGTTCGGCAACTCCCGGGCACCCGGGGATGGCTCCGCTGGTGCGGAGATGCAGGTTCGTGCCGTTCGACGGGTGCACCAGGTGGGAGTCGATGCCCGGCCGCTGCCAACACGGATCCAGTTCACCGATGACGGCAAGCCCGGCGCCACGCTGGGCGTAGGTGGAGCGCTTTATCCGGAGTGGGATGTCCACAACCATCGGTATCGGCCCGAGTGGTGCCGGGTCATCGACTTCCCGCTGACAGTCGCCGCCGATATCTCCGCGGCCGGTGTTCCGCTCGACGACGTGCTCCGGCGACGCTTGTCGCGAATCGGCCTGGGCCCCAAGGTTCTGCGCGGCCGTCCCGATGGCGACGAGCTCGATATCGAGGCGCTCATCGATATGTTCGTCGATCTGCGTTCGGGCTACTCGTCGCCGGAAAACATCTATCTGGAACGCCGCAAACTCGGGCGTAATCTCGGCGTCCTCATTCTGCTCGATGCCTCCGGGTCGGCCACCGATACCGATACCGAAGGCCTTGCTGTACACGACCACCAGCGGCGGGCAGCCGCGACATTGGCCGTTACGCTCGAAGAGCTCGGCGACCGCGTCGCGGTCTACGCGTTTCGCTCACAGGGGCGCCACGCTGTTCATCTACCGGCGATCAAGACGTTCGGACAGCGTTTCGGCGCGGTCGGGCGAGCCCGGCTCAACCAGCTCCAACCATCGAACTACACGCGCCTGGGTGCAGGCATCCGCGGTGCGGGCGAAATCCTCAAAACTGAAGCAGGCACTGAAAACCGGCTGCTGGTGGTCCTTTCGGACGGCTTTCCCTATGACGATGGCTACGAGGGCCGCTACGCCGAAGCCGATGCCCACAAGGCACTCGAAGAACTCCGCGCCGACGGTGTCGCCTGCCTCTGCCTTTCGATCGGCGCCACCACCGGTACCGATGCCCTCGAACGCGTCTTCGGTTCCGTCAGCTATGCCAGCGCCGCGACCCTGAGCGATTTGAGCCCGCGGATGGATGAGTTCTTTTTGTCTTCCCTCAGGGAACTCGCCGCACCGAAACCGCGGTAG